One region of Syntrophobacter fumaroxidans MPOB genomic DNA includes:
- a CDS encoding glycosyltransferase family 2 protein, producing MISVKNPDSDSNLPDRPVCSVCIANFNGIDVIGPCLDSVYSQVCDFPVEVIVHDDASRDGSVAFIRKHFPGVELIESGENVGFCVSNNRMVARARGPYVLLLNNDAALHPDALATLHAAAESPGSQAIMGLPQHDMQTKQMIDIGSLFDPFLNPIPNLNPARLHVGMVIGACLWIPRVLWNELGGFPEWFGSLAEDMYLCCLARLRGCRVIALSRSGFDHLVGKTLGGGKVVGNALRTTLRRRALSERNKSFVMILTFPPPLLQLVLPVHLLALLVEGVLIGLIKRDMHVFQDIYLHSLKEIFRRRHQLRQLRREAQTGRKTGVRDFLAPFTLIPHKLRMLVRHGVPRIE from the coding sequence ATGATATCGGTCAAGAACCCGGACAGCGATTCGAATCTCCCGGACAGGCCCGTCTGTTCGGTATGCATCGCCAACTTCAACGGGATCGACGTCATCGGCCCCTGCCTGGACTCCGTCTATTCTCAGGTTTGCGATTTCCCCGTCGAGGTCATCGTTCACGACGATGCTTCCCGGGACGGCTCCGTCGCTTTCATCCGGAAGCATTTCCCCGGGGTCGAGTTGATCGAAAGCGGCGAGAACGTGGGCTTCTGCGTCAGCAACAACCGCATGGTCGCCCGGGCCAGGGGACCGTATGTTTTGCTTCTGAATAACGACGCGGCGCTACACCCCGATGCGCTGGCGACGTTGCATGCGGCTGCCGAGTCCCCGGGGAGCCAGGCGATTATGGGGTTGCCGCAGCACGACATGCAAACGAAGCAGATGATCGACATCGGCAGCCTCTTCGATCCGTTCCTCAATCCCATCCCGAACCTCAACCCGGCCCGGCTTCACGTGGGAATGGTCATCGGCGCCTGTTTGTGGATTCCGCGGGTGCTGTGGAACGAACTGGGCGGATTCCCCGAATGGTTCGGAAGCCTAGCGGAGGACATGTATTTGTGTTGCCTCGCCAGGCTGAGAGGCTGCCGTGTGATCGCGCTGTCCCGCTCGGGCTTCGATCATCTCGTGGGCAAGACACTGGGGGGCGGGAAGGTAGTCGGCAACGCGTTGCGCACGACCCTGCGCAGAAGGGCCTTGAGCGAACGCAACAAGAGCTTCGTCATGATCCTGACCTTTCCACCACCTCTCCTTCAACTCGTTTTGCCCGTTCACCTGCTCGCCCTCCTTGTGGAAGGCGTGCTGATCGGCCTGATCAAGAGGGATATGCATGTTTTTCAAGATATCTACCTTCATTCCCTGAAGGAGATATTTCGCAGGAGGCATCAGCTTCGCCAACTCCGCAGGGAAGCACAGACCGGCAGGAAAACGGGTGTCCGCGACTTTCTTGCGCCGTTTACGCTCATCCCCCACAAACTGCGGATGCTGGTCCGGCACGGTGTCCCACGCATCGAATAG
- a CDS encoding UbiA family prenyltransferase, translating to MSKVREFIKLARIYQYTKNVPVFLPAVFSYKLNDWTALATAAGAFLAFCGMASSVYVLNDILDIDEDRHHPAKRHRPLASGKITVREASCFGIALGFLSIVFSVLLLPYSSLTRIIHEAWRESR from the coding sequence ATGTCAAAGGTACGTGAATTCATAAAACTGGCGAGAATATACCAATATACCAAGAACGTGCCGGTCTTTCTTCCCGCGGTCTTCAGTTACAAACTCAACGACTGGACCGCCCTGGCGACCGCGGCAGGCGCATTCCTGGCGTTTTGCGGAATGGCGAGCAGTGTTTATGTGCTCAACGACATACTGGACATCGACGAGGATCGCCATCATCCCGCAAAGCGGCATCGGCCGCTGGCGTCAGGCAAAATTACAGTCAGAGAGGCGAGCTGCTTTGGAATTGCCCTGGGATTTTTGTCCATCGTTTTCAGCGTGTTGCTTCTTCCATATTCTTCTCTAACCCGCATTATTCACGAGGCTTGGCGAGAAAGCCGTTGA
- a CDS encoding IS1380-like element ISSfu1 family transposase, translating into MTRENTKQKECPLNTVCHKQLSFANLDSRSVVAEFSAGPMTSDGGSLLLREIDRATDLSSSMSRALSDRRDQAKVHHGQEELLRQRLFAIAMGYEDGNDHQSLRFDPGLKTAVGRLPETDPALASQPTLSRFENRVGNCELRRLSDALIDAYVAAHPAPRKVIVLDMDATDDPVHGLQQLSFFHGYYDQYMLHPLLIFDGLTGFPVAAVLRAGNAHASKGAAAILKRIIRRLKHAYPGATILVRADAGFAVPAIYRLLEREKVKYTIGLITNDRLRKRAANLVIKAERQFAKTGAKQRLFGSFYHRAGSWQRSRRVIAKVERLSRGLNTRFVVTNILESAAGIYDGIYTGRGDAENRIKELKVHLKADRLSCTRFQANQFRLLLHTFAFVLFWHLRRSLAGTELAAATVDTLKLKLLKVGARVVQSVRRILFTMPRAYPYQRLFATALQNIRQMPLRC; encoded by the coding sequence TTGACAAGAGAAAACACGAAACAAAAGGAATGTCCGTTGAATACAGTCTGTCATAAACAACTCTCTTTTGCAAACCTTGATTCGCGCTCTGTTGTGGCCGAGTTTTCGGCCGGCCCAATGACCTCGGACGGCGGCTCATTGCTGCTGCGGGAAATCGATCGCGCAACGGATCTTTCTTCCTCCATGAGCCGGGCACTTTCCGACCGTCGCGATCAGGCCAAAGTGCACCATGGCCAGGAGGAACTCTTGCGCCAACGCCTTTTCGCCATTGCGATGGGCTACGAAGACGGCAACGATCATCAATCCCTGCGCTTTGATCCGGGGCTCAAAACCGCCGTTGGCAGGTTGCCCGAAACCGATCCGGCACTGGCTTCCCAACCGACGCTCTCACGTTTCGAAAACCGTGTAGGGAACTGTGAGCTTCGCCGCCTGAGCGACGCCCTGATTGACGCCTATGTGGCCGCACACCCGGCTCCGCGCAAGGTAATCGTGCTCGATATGGACGCAACGGATGATCCCGTTCACGGCTTGCAGCAACTCTCCTTCTTCCACGGCTACTACGATCAGTACATGCTGCATCCGCTGCTGATCTTTGACGGGCTCACCGGTTTTCCGGTAGCCGCGGTGCTGCGCGCGGGCAACGCACACGCGTCCAAAGGAGCGGCGGCAATCTTGAAGCGCATCATCCGCCGCCTCAAACATGCCTATCCGGGCGCCACTATTCTGGTGCGCGCCGATGCAGGCTTTGCCGTACCGGCCATCTACAGGCTCCTTGAGCGCGAGAAGGTCAAATACACGATCGGCCTGATCACCAATGACCGTCTTCGCAAACGTGCCGCCAACCTGGTGATCAAAGCCGAGAGGCAGTTCGCCAAAACCGGAGCGAAGCAAAGACTCTTTGGCAGCTTTTACCATCGAGCCGGATCCTGGCAACGATCACGTCGGGTTATTGCCAAGGTCGAGCGACTCTCCCGGGGCCTCAACACCCGCTTTGTGGTGACCAACATCCTTGAATCCGCCGCAGGGATTTATGACGGCATCTACACCGGCCGGGGCGATGCCGAGAACCGGATCAAGGAGCTCAAGGTTCATCTCAAAGCCGATCGGCTGAGCTGCACCCGGTTCCAGGCCAACCAGTTTCGGCTGCTGCTGCACACCTTCGCCTTCGTTCTGTTTTGGCACCTGCGCCGGAGCCTTGCCGGAACGGAACTGGCTGCCGCCACAGTCGACACCCTCAAGCTCAAACTGCTCAAAGTCGGCGCACGGGTGGTCCAGAGCGTGCGGCGCATCCTCTTTACCATGCCGCGCGCCTATCCCTATCAACGCCTCTTTGCCACCGCACTGCAAAATATTCGGCAAATGCCGCTCCGATGCTGA
- a CDS encoding NAD-dependent epimerase/dehydratase family protein produces the protein MLSKDKIVITGGAGLVGQNLVRLLVADGFENITVVDKDADSLAAMKRDCPGVTVIHADLAEPGSWRAGFEGGRGVVQLQAQVTAKEGERFERNTVRSTANVLSGCKEHGIDYIVHVSSSVVNSVADDDYTRSKKTQERMVIDSGIEHCILRPTLMFGPFDPKHLGWLSRFMERVPVFPVSTNAKITPYTN, from the coding sequence ATGCTTTCGAAAGACAAGATCGTCATCACCGGTGGGGCCGGGCTGGTGGGCCAGAACCTGGTCCGCCTGCTGGTGGCCGACGGTTTTGAAAACATTACGGTCGTCGACAAGGATGCGGACAGCCTGGCCGCCATGAAACGGGACTGTCCGGGCGTCACGGTCATCCATGCGGACCTCGCCGAACCGGGTTCCTGGCGGGCGGGATTCGAGGGGGGCAGGGGGGTCGTTCAGCTTCAGGCCCAGGTCACGGCCAAGGAGGGTGAGCGTTTCGAGCGCAACACCGTTCGGTCGACCGCCAACGTCTTGAGCGGCTGCAAGGAACACGGCATCGACTATATTGTCCACGTCAGTTCTTCGGTGGTGAACTCGGTTGCCGACGATGATTACACCCGCAGCAAGAAGACCCAGGAAAGGATGGTCATCGACTCCGGGATCGAGCACTGCATCTTGAGACCGACACTCATGTTCGGCCCGTTCGATCCCAAGCACCTCGGGTGGCTGTCCCGGTTTATGGAGCGCGTCCCGGTGTTTCCTGTCAGCACGAATGCAAAAATTACCCCCTATACGAATTGA
- the istA gene encoding IS21 family transposase produces MVKRELWYEVQSRFKLKESKKSIARSLELSVQTVRSVLKQKAAPSYRRGPGKRTLLSPFEDHIHRRLAALGYCSRAIYEELVEQGYTGCYDTVRRFVQPLRKEAQTKATMRFETPPGRQAQVDWGQCWTLISGKRIKVHLFVMTLGYSRRLFAKATWDERLATFLACHEEAFEHFGGAAHELVYDNAKTVVVSRDVEGRNVKWNATFWDFSTYYGFRAWAHRPYRAQTKGKVESGVRYVKRFVRGKAFESMAHLNTLLGRWLATVADLRIHGTTHQRPIDLFEQERTLLLPTGAKPPYQVRERAVRYVARDCMVSFETNRYSVPLRFVGKPVEVQCANDRILIFHEGSLIVSHPCCTGKHQSLVDREHYTGIFYGIELPSVRMLAFDHALPLCSREEVEVRDLAFYERLAQEGGAS; encoded by the coding sequence ATGGTCAAGCGCGAACTTTGGTATGAGGTCCAGAGCCGGTTCAAGTTGAAGGAATCGAAGAAATCGATTGCCCGATCCCTGGAATTGAGTGTGCAAACGGTCCGAAGCGTTCTCAAGCAGAAGGCGGCTCCGAGCTACCGCCGGGGGCCGGGGAAGCGCACGCTGTTGTCCCCTTTCGAGGACCACATCCACAGGCGACTGGCGGCACTCGGCTACTGCTCCCGGGCGATTTACGAAGAGCTGGTGGAACAGGGGTACACCGGTTGTTACGACACGGTAAGACGCTTTGTTCAGCCTTTGCGCAAGGAAGCGCAGACAAAAGCCACGATGCGTTTTGAAACCCCGCCCGGACGGCAGGCGCAGGTGGACTGGGGGCAATGTTGGACCCTCATTTCGGGTAAGAGAATCAAGGTCCATCTGTTCGTCATGACCCTTGGCTACAGCCGGCGTCTTTTTGCGAAGGCGACCTGGGATGAGAGGCTTGCAACGTTTTTGGCTTGTCACGAGGAAGCGTTCGAGCACTTTGGGGGCGCCGCCCATGAGCTCGTCTACGATAACGCCAAAACGGTCGTGGTCTCGCGCGACGTCGAGGGACGAAACGTGAAGTGGAATGCGACCTTCTGGGACTTCAGCACCTACTACGGTTTCCGGGCCTGGGCCCATCGCCCCTACCGGGCTCAAACCAAGGGCAAGGTGGAATCGGGCGTGCGCTATGTCAAGCGTTTCGTGAGAGGCAAGGCCTTCGAATCCATGGCTCATCTGAACACGCTCCTTGGCCGGTGGCTGGCAACGGTTGCCGATCTGAGGATTCACGGCACAACCCATCAGCGTCCCATCGATCTTTTCGAGCAGGAACGGACTTTGCTCCTGCCCACCGGGGCCAAGCCCCCTTACCAGGTCCGGGAACGTGCCGTGCGCTATGTGGCCCGGGACTGCATGGTAAGCTTTGAAACCAACCGCTATTCGGTGCCGCTGCGGTTTGTGGGAAAACCGGTCGAGGTTCAGTGCGCAAACGATCGCATTCTGATTTTCCACGAGGGGAGTCTCATCGTGAGCCATCCTTGTTGCACGGGCAAACACCAGTCCCTGGTGGACCGGGAGCACTACACCGGGATCTTCTACGGCATCGAGCTTCCCTCGGTGCGCATGCTCGCCTTCGACCACGCTCTTCCCCTTTGCAGCCGGGAGGAGGTGGAAGTTCGAGACCTTGCCTTCTACGAGCGCCTCGCGCAGGAAGGAGGTGCCTCATGA
- the istB gene encoding IS21-like element helper ATPase IstB, translating into MSSTQLVRIQERLKHLKLYRINEQLESRLEEASRGNVSYGDFLDQLLDEEVSAKKEKNISMRTSMARFPFVKTLESFDFAFQPSIDKKRINELAACRFIANGENVILLGPPGVGKTHLAVALGIKAVTEGYRTHFTQAMPLVASLTKAYAENRIEERLKFYCQPKLLIIDEIGYIPIDRHGAHLFFQLISRRYERGALIVTSNRSFGQWNEIFGDTVIATAILDRILHHSTTVNIKGNSYRLKEKVKAGLLQSPELEQT; encoded by the coding sequence ATGAGCAGCACGCAACTCGTTCGCATTCAGGAACGCCTCAAGCATCTCAAACTCTACCGGATCAACGAACAACTCGAGAGTCGGCTGGAAGAAGCTTCCCGGGGCAACGTGAGTTACGGCGACTTTCTCGATCAACTCCTCGACGAGGAGGTTTCGGCCAAGAAGGAGAAGAACATTTCCATGCGGACCTCGATGGCCCGGTTCCCCTTCGTCAAGACCCTGGAGAGCTTCGACTTCGCCTTCCAACCCTCCATCGACAAGAAACGGATCAATGAACTGGCCGCCTGTCGTTTCATTGCCAACGGCGAAAACGTCATCCTGCTGGGACCGCCGGGCGTGGGCAAAACTCACCTGGCCGTGGCCCTCGGGATCAAGGCGGTGACCGAGGGATACCGTACCCATTTCACCCAGGCGATGCCCCTGGTCGCCTCCCTGACCAAGGCCTATGCGGAAAACCGCATCGAGGAGCGGCTCAAATTCTACTGCCAACCCAAACTGCTCATCATCGACGAAATCGGCTATATCCCCATTGACCGGCATGGAGCCCATCTGTTCTTTCAGCTCATTTCTCGGCGCTATGAGCGCGGCGCGCTGATCGTCACCTCCAATCGCAGCTTCGGCCAGTGGAATGAAATCTTCGGCGACACGGTGATCGCCACCGCCATCCTGGACCGCATCCTGCATCATTCCACAACGGTCAACATCAAAGGCAACTCGTACCGGCTCAAAGAAAAGGTCAAAGCCGGACTTCTTCAAAGCCCCGAACTGGAGCAAACGTGA
- a CDS encoding NAD(P)/FAD-dependent oxidoreductase has protein sequence MKRISIIGAGPMGLACAYYLLKRGFHVDVYEKDGVVGGMSASFDFGGLMLERYYHFICGPDEDYLGLLDEIGMLDQVRWAETRMGFYYHGKLYEWGNPRALFRFPHLDVGTKLRYALHAFHTSRITDWRKLDREEASGWLTKWIGGSGYEILWESLFRKKFHRFSKPLSAAWIGSRIRRVARSRKGLFSEEMGYIEKGTESFLGRLKGLIEGMGGNVFLSAPVSRILHRNGRVSGVSVEGIDRDYDVVVSTVPLPYVLRIADDLPDSYLCAVRAVNNIGVRCVVLRLKHPLSDYFWINVNDPGFGIPGLIEYSNLNPLRDGIVYVPHYMPTESEEWRMAPEAVIARAFVYCRRINPALDDGWLVDARLFEYEFAQPICTPGFFSKLPPVSGIIEGLYVADTTHSYPEDRSINESVRIAGMLARMIANERRGL, from the coding sequence ATGAAACGGATTTCAATAATAGGCGCAGGACCCATGGGACTGGCCTGTGCGTATTATTTGCTCAAGCGAGGGTTCCACGTCGATGTCTACGAGAAGGACGGAGTCGTTGGAGGCATGTCGGCTTCCTTTGACTTCGGAGGGCTCATGCTGGAACGCTATTATCATTTCATCTGCGGGCCCGATGAGGATTACCTCGGTCTTCTCGATGAAATCGGCATGCTCGACCAGGTTCGCTGGGCGGAAACGAGGATGGGCTTCTACTATCACGGGAAGCTTTACGAATGGGGCAATCCGCGCGCTCTGTTCCGGTTCCCGCACCTGGACGTCGGAACCAAGCTTCGCTATGCCCTGCACGCGTTTCATACGAGCAGGATCACGGACTGGAGGAAGCTGGACCGGGAGGAGGCTTCGGGCTGGCTCACGAAATGGATCGGCGGCTCAGGCTATGAAATCCTGTGGGAAAGCCTGTTCAGAAAGAAGTTTCATCGTTTTTCCAAGCCGTTGTCTGCCGCCTGGATCGGTTCGCGGATCCGGAGGGTGGCACGCTCCCGCAAAGGGCTCTTCAGCGAGGAAATGGGCTATATCGAGAAAGGGACCGAGTCTTTCCTTGGCCGCCTCAAAGGGCTCATTGAAGGAATGGGAGGGAACGTTTTTCTCAGCGCCCCGGTGAGCCGGATCCTGCACCGCAACGGAAGGGTGTCCGGTGTCAGCGTGGAAGGGATCGATCGGGACTATGACGTGGTCGTTTCGACCGTTCCGCTCCCGTATGTCCTGAGGATCGCGGACGACCTTCCGGATTCCTATCTTTGCGCCGTGCGTGCCGTCAACAACATAGGAGTGCGATGCGTGGTTCTGAGGCTGAAGCATCCGCTCAGCGACTACTTCTGGATCAACGTCAACGACCCGGGTTTCGGCATACCCGGCCTGATCGAATATTCGAACCTCAATCCGCTTCGCGACGGGATCGTTTATGTTCCCCACTATATGCCGACCGAAAGCGAGGAATGGCGCATGGCGCCTGAGGCCGTCATCGCGCGGGCGTTCGTCTATTGCCGCCGGATCAATCCCGCCCTTGACGACGGATGGCTTGTCGATGCGAGACTGTTCGAATATGAATTCGCTCAGCCCATATGCACGCCGGGTTTTTTTTCGAAACTGCCTCCTGTGTCGGGCATAATCGAAGGATTGTACGTGGCGGACACCACCCACTCATACCCTGAAGACCGGTCGATCAACGAAAGCGTGCGGATTGCCGGCATGCTTGCCCGGATGATAGCGAATGAACGGCGTGGCCTTTAG
- a CDS encoding GtrA family protein: protein MNGVAFRLKNEFCSRQFAGFLVVGGSAAILNFFCRVFLSGYLSYAAAIVVAYLIAMVFAFVLGKCFVFQSRRSSRTAREFINFGLVNGLAVLQTLGISLLLAYVVLPYCGVSSHGEEIAHAVGIMVPAFTSYVGHKHFTFK from the coding sequence ATGAACGGCGTGGCCTTTAGGCTGAAGAACGAATTTTGTTCGAGACAGTTCGCGGGTTTTCTCGTGGTGGGAGGTTCCGCGGCGATCCTGAATTTTTTCTGCCGGGTGTTCCTGAGCGGGTATTTGTCCTATGCCGCTGCGATCGTGGTTGCGTACCTGATCGCCATGGTGTTCGCGTTCGTGCTGGGAAAATGCTTCGTGTTTCAGTCCCGGAGGAGTTCGCGCACGGCACGGGAATTCATCAATTTCGGCCTGGTGAACGGTCTCGCCGTTCTACAGACGCTGGGAATCAGTCTCCTCCTGGCCTATGTGGTCCTGCCGTATTGCGGGGTTTCGAGCCACGGGGAGGAGATTGCCCATGCCGTCGGGATCATGGTGCCCGCCTTCACCAGTTATGTGGGACACAAGCACTTCACGTTCAAGTGA
- a CDS encoding FAD-binding oxidoreductase, with the protein MEMTSWGRFPRIDAVGHTPRNEAALRACVLAGGEKIAHGMGRSYGDSALNREVILTGGFRYFLDFDSKTGIITCEAGVSLSDIIDVILPRGWFLPVTPGTRFVSLGGAIASDVHGKNHHLSGSFCDHVLGFDLMIADGATVRCSRSENEDLFHATCGGMGLTGVILRGSFRLQKVKSCLIRQEIFKAANLSEVIALFEEKSAWSYSVAWIDCLATGTKLGRSLLMVGEHADKGTLFRSPAKTLSVPFDFPRFCLNRYSVSAFNHLYHRRKGASTGEQTVSLDHFFFPLDSILHWNRIYGAGGFTQYQFVLPKAAGVEGLRAILARIARSGRGSFLAVLKLFGKGNDNLLSFPMEGFSLALDFKIERGLFPLLDELDHIVTDHGGRLYLAKDTRMRAGVFRRGYPKWEVFRGIRETHGLVDRFNSLQARRLEI; encoded by the coding sequence ATGGAAATGACATCCTGGGGCAGATTCCCCCGGATCGATGCCGTAGGGCATACCCCTCGAAACGAAGCCGCGCTCAGAGCCTGCGTCCTGGCGGGAGGGGAAAAGATCGCCCACGGCATGGGCCGCAGCTACGGGGACAGCGCCTTGAACCGCGAGGTCATCCTCACCGGCGGGTTCAGGTATTTCCTGGATTTCGACTCGAAGACGGGAATCATCACCTGTGAAGCCGGAGTGTCCCTGTCCGACATCATCGATGTGATTCTGCCGCGGGGGTGGTTTCTGCCCGTGACGCCGGGCACAAGGTTCGTATCGCTGGGAGGCGCGATCGCCAGTGACGTGCACGGCAAGAATCACCACCTGTCGGGATCCTTTTGCGATCACGTGCTCGGTTTCGACCTGATGATCGCAGACGGTGCCACGGTCCGGTGTTCCAGGAGCGAAAACGAGGACTTGTTTCACGCCACCTGCGGGGGAATGGGGCTCACGGGGGTGATCCTGCGGGGGAGCTTTCGGTTGCAGAAGGTGAAAAGCTGCCTGATCAGGCAGGAAATCTTCAAAGCTGCCAACCTTTCGGAAGTGATCGCTTTATTTGAGGAAAAGAGTGCATGGAGCTACTCCGTGGCATGGATCGACTGTCTCGCGACGGGGACGAAGCTGGGACGGTCGCTCCTGATGGTCGGCGAACACGCCGACAAGGGCACCCTGTTCCGCAGCCCGGCAAAGACTCTCTCGGTTCCCTTCGATTTTCCGCGGTTCTGCCTGAACCGGTACTCCGTTTCGGCGTTCAATCACCTGTATCATCGACGCAAGGGAGCTTCAACGGGGGAACAAACGGTTTCACTGGACCACTTCTTCTTTCCGCTGGATTCCATCCTGCACTGGAACAGGATCTACGGGGCCGGCGGATTCACTCAATATCAGTTCGTGTTGCCGAAAGCCGCCGGCGTAGAGGGGCTGAGGGCCATACTGGCCCGGATCGCCCGATCGGGCCGGGGCTCGTTTCTCGCCGTGTTGAAGCTCTTCGGCAAAGGCAACGACAACCTGCTCTCCTTCCCCATGGAAGGTTTCAGCCTGGCGCTTGACTTCAAGATCGAGCGCGGTCTTTTCCCGCTCCTGGACGAGTTGGACCACATCGTCACGGATCATGGAGGCCGCCTGTACCTGGCCAAGGACACGCGCATGCGAGCCGGCGTTTTTCGTCGGGGATATCCGAAGTGGGAGGTGTTTCGCGGCATTCGGGAAACGCATGGGCTGGTGGACAGGTTCAATTCCCTTCAAGCCAGGCGACTGGAGATCTGA
- a CDS encoding SDR family oxidoreductase, producing MFVLILGANSDIARAIADKFAREEGAHLCLASRDTDELERLAKDIEVRHRTRVQIARFDALQFASHRLFYESLDPKPDTVVVAFGYLGNQSRAQAEFDEARKIVETNFLGCVSILEIIAEDFEARGRGTILAISSVAGERGRQSNYMYGSAKSALTTYLSGLRNRLYRRNVRVITVLPGFVRSKMTDGLRFPKMLSAVPEETADDVFRAFKSGADEVYTKWFWKWIMTVIRMLPERIFKRLRL from the coding sequence ATGTTTGTGTTGATTTTGGGTGCCAATTCCGATATCGCCCGCGCGATCGCGGACAAGTTCGCGCGGGAAGAGGGCGCACACCTGTGCCTCGCCTCAAGGGATACCGACGAGCTCGAACGGCTGGCGAAAGACATCGAGGTCCGGCACCGAACCCGGGTGCAGATCGCGCGTTTCGACGCGCTGCAATTCGCCTCGCACCGGCTGTTTTACGAAAGTCTCGATCCGAAACCGGATACGGTGGTCGTCGCTTTCGGCTACCTGGGGAACCAGTCGCGGGCCCAGGCGGAATTCGACGAGGCGAGAAAGATCGTGGAAACCAACTTCCTGGGGTGTGTCTCGATTCTCGAGATCATCGCCGAAGACTTCGAGGCCAGGGGGAGAGGGACCATACTGGCCATCAGCTCGGTGGCCGGGGAACGAGGCCGGCAGAGCAACTACATGTATGGATCGGCAAAATCCGCGCTGACGACGTATCTTTCCGGCCTGCGCAATCGGCTCTACCGGAGAAATGTCCGCGTGATTACGGTCCTCCCGGGGTTTGTGCGCTCAAAAATGACCGACGGGCTGAGGTTCCCGAAAATGCTGTCCGCCGTTCCGGAAGAGACGGCCGATGACGTGTTCCGGGCGTTCAAGAGCGGGGCTGACGAGGTGTACACAAAATGGTTCTGGAAATGGATCATGACGGTCATCAGAATGCTCCCGGAAAGAATCTTCAAAAGGCTGCGGCTCTAA
- a CDS encoding glycosyltransferase family 4 protein, whose translation MRVTMVSTSYPFDPEDWRGRFIKEMVYALAEDRAVELSLWAPPGKIPDNVAYRPTAAEAAWLKDLLARGGIAHLIRSRTPRGFEAVFKLLWLLRRNCLRKPEADVAHVNWLQNVLPFWGTSIPAVVSVLGTDFGLLRVPGVTGLIRTVLRQRECLIAPNADWMVPELEKRFGDVARVRAIPFGVDDRWFSVKPIRTPGAPRQWLVVSRVTEKKIGPLFSWGEGLFGTDDELHLLGPMQEDLSIPGWVRYHGPTHPDALESEWFPRAAGLISVSRHDEGRPQVILEAMAARLPILASAIPAHRNVVRHMETGWLASSREEFAGGLEWLARPDHNEAAGASAHDWVRREIGTWRDCADRYKTAYRMVTGVEG comes from the coding sequence ATGCGCGTTACGATGGTGAGCACATCCTATCCCTTCGATCCTGAAGACTGGCGCGGACGATTCATCAAGGAAATGGTTTACGCCCTGGCCGAAGATCGGGCCGTCGAGCTCTCCCTTTGGGCGCCGCCCGGGAAAATCCCCGACAACGTCGCCTACCGGCCGACAGCTGCTGAAGCCGCATGGCTCAAAGACTTGCTCGCCCGGGGAGGAATCGCCCACCTGATTCGCTCGCGAACCCCGCGCGGCTTCGAGGCGGTTTTCAAGCTGCTGTGGCTCCTGCGGAGGAACTGCCTGCGGAAACCCGAGGCGGACGTGGCCCACGTCAACTGGCTGCAAAACGTCCTGCCATTTTGGGGCACCTCCATTCCGGCCGTCGTGAGCGTGCTCGGCACCGACTTCGGATTGTTGCGCGTGCCCGGAGTCACCGGCCTGATCAGGACGGTGCTCCGGCAGAGGGAATGCCTCATCGCTCCCAATGCCGACTGGATGGTTCCGGAGTTGGAAAAGCGCTTCGGCGACGTGGCACGGGTCCGCGCGATTCCGTTCGGGGTGGACGACAGGTGGTTTTCGGTCAAGCCGATAAGAACGCCGGGGGCACCGAGGCAATGGCTGGTCGTGTCACGGGTGACCGAAAAGAAGATCGGCCCCTTGTTCTCGTGGGGAGAAGGGCTTTTCGGCACCGACGACGAGCTGCACCTGCTCGGTCCCATGCAGGAGGACCTTTCCATCCCGGGTTGGGTGCGCTACCACGGCCCGACCCATCCGGATGCGCTGGAAAGCGAGTGGTTCCCCCGCGCGGCCGGGTTGATTTCCGTGAGCCGGCACGACGAAGGGAGGCCGCAGGTCATTCTCGAAGCCATGGCGGCGAGGCTGCCCATTCTCGCATCCGCCATTCCCGCGCACCGCAACGTCGTCCGGCACATGGAAACGGGTTGGCTCGCGAGCTCGAGGGAGGAATTCGCCGGCGGCCTCGAATGGCTCGCTCGGCCGGACCACAACGAAGCCGCCGGTGCGAGCGCCCATGACTGGGTCAGGCGGGAAATCGGAACATGGCGGGATTGCGCCGACCGATACAAGACGGCATACCGGATGGTGACGGGGGTGGAGGGTTGA